Proteins encoded within one genomic window of Pseudomonadota bacterium:
- the trmB gene encoding tRNA (guanosine(46)-N7)-methyltransferase TrmB — translation MSSLPSPLQKNCIFGRRKGRPLRKTKTALLSDLFPSLEFQLTSDEKFPLLLFKDKKPLWIEIGYGTGDHLISQMKEHPHCNFIGCEPFLGGIASFLEKLSSSNLPHEKIRLFTQDARLLLKSLDTNSVEKIFILFPDPWPKKKHHKRRFFQQETLLEIIRTLIPGGSLVLASDHENYYENMESLVLQNKSLILQKQGVLPNSKEPGLRPFAWPMSRFEFKAHQAQRQCRYIILQKSSSSPINKR, via the coding sequence ATGTCTTCTCTCCCTTCTCCTCTTCAAAAAAATTGCATTTTTGGGCGCCGTAAAGGACGTCCTCTGCGTAAAACAAAAACCGCTCTTCTCTCAGATCTTTTTCCCTCTCTTGAATTTCAGCTCACTTCAGATGAGAAATTCCCTCTTCTCTTATTTAAAGATAAGAAACCTCTATGGATTGAGATCGGATATGGAACCGGTGACCATCTTATTTCTCAAATGAAAGAGCATCCTCACTGTAATTTTATCGGATGTGAACCTTTTTTAGGCGGAATTGCTTCTTTTTTAGAAAAACTATCCTCTTCCAATTTACCCCATGAAAAAATCCGTCTTTTCACCCAAGACGCAAGATTGCTTTTAAAAAGTCTTGATACAAATTCTGTAGAAAAGATATTTATCCTATTTCCGGATCCCTGGCCCAAAAAAAAACATCATAAGCGTCGTTTTTTCCAGCAAGAAACGCTCTTAGAAATAATTCGAACTTTAATTCCAGGAGGAAGTCTTGTTTTAGCAAGCGATCATGAGAATTATTATGAGAATATGGAAAGTTTAGTCCTGCAAAATAAGTCTCTTATCCTTCAAAAACAAGGTGTTTTGCCAAATTCAAAAGAGCCTGGTTTAAGACCTTTTGCTTGGCCTATGAGCCGTTTTGAATTTAAAGCGCATCAAGCACAACGGCAATGCAGATACATCATTCTTCAAAAATCTTCTTCTTCTCCCATAAATAAAAGGTAA
- a CDS encoding (d)CMP kinase, with protein sequence MIIAIDGPASSGKGTISRLLGQKLGFSVLDTGLLYRLFAYKLLEKKIDPHEKAKVSSFLNDFHLNLSDLTIPALKENSVAQVASIVSQYPFVRENFLEFQRNFAKHPSFPYKGTILDGRDIGTVILPDADLKLFITADVKVRAQRRWKELQERGIMCMLDDILSDLKERDDRDMKRAYAPLKPALDAHVIDTSTLSPQEVVDKVMDFIK encoded by the coding sequence ATGATTATTGCTATTGATGGTCCCGCAAGCTCGGGAAAAGGAACCATTTCACGCCTTCTTGGTCAAAAATTAGGATTCTCAGTTCTTGATACGGGCCTTCTTTACCGCCTCTTTGCTTATAAACTTCTTGAAAAAAAAATAGATCCACATGAAAAAGCGAAGGTTTCTTCTTTTTTAAATGATTTTCATTTAAATCTCTCTGACCTTACAATTCCTGCGCTTAAAGAAAACTCCGTTGCGCAGGTCGCTTCCATTGTTTCACAATATCCCTTTGTTCGTGAAAATTTCTTAGAATTTCAAAGAAATTTTGCAAAACATCCTTCTTTTCCTTATAAAGGAACAATTCTTGATGGTCGCGATATTGGCACTGTTATCCTGCCTGATGCAGATTTAAAGCTGTTTATTACAGCTGATGTTAAAGTTCGGGCACAAAGACGTTGGAAAGAGTTGCAAGAGCGCGGCATTATGTGTATGTTGGACGACATCTTAAGCGACCTTAAGGAACGCGACGATCGAGATATGAAAAGGGCTTATGCTCCTCTTAAACCAGCATTGGATGCTCATGTCATTGATACATCAACCTTAAGTCCTCAGGAAGTTGTTGATAAGGTGATGGATTTTATAAAATAA
- the rpsA gene encoding 30S ribosomal protein S1, with translation MTNQTSSSTPLETESFTELLESFLGSPQDSLEGRVVKGTIMAFEKDLVIIDIGLKSEGRIPLKEFKSSTDDTELKIGDLVDVYIEKLEDKNGEIFLSRERARREAVWGQLEEAHTKGERVLGVIYSRVKGGFTVDLGGAVAFLPGSQVDVRPIRDTAPLMGVPQPFMILKMDRARGNIVVSRRSILEESREEARSELVSNLEEGQIVSGVVKNITDYGAFVDLGGIDGLLHVTDISWKRITHPSEVLNIGQTIQVQITKFNKDTNRISLGMKQLESDPWAGIEAKYPIGALLHGRITNITDYGAFVELEAGVEGLVHVSEMSWTKKNFHPSKLVSTSQEVDVKVLDVDPSKRRISLGIKQCQVNPWAAFSEAHKVGDIIEGEIKNITDFGLFVGLNNEIDGMVHSSDISWEKSGDESLKSFKKGQIVQVKVLDIDVEKERVGLGMKQLSEDPFEGAFTKLKQGQVVTCTVTQIQDNGIDVKIGDEVPGFIKKNELSRDRNEQRSDRFAVGEKLDAVITSIDRKSRSIVLSVKAYEVNEEKRVMAEFGSSDSGASLGDILGAAMSKAKTKEAAEDKKPKADAKSEKASKAKEPKAAKEKEPKAPKETKAKEPKKAKVEKEPKADESSEA, from the coding sequence ATGACAAATCAAACCTCTTCTTCTACCCCCCTTGAAACCGAATCTTTTACCGAACTTTTAGAAAGTTTTTTAGGCAGTCCTCAAGATAGTCTTGAAGGCCGTGTTGTTAAAGGCACAATTATGGCCTTTGAAAAAGATCTTGTTATTATTGATATTGGCTTAAAATCAGAGGGACGTATTCCTCTTAAGGAATTTAAATCCTCAACGGATGATACTGAGCTTAAAATTGGAGATCTTGTTGATGTTTACATCGAGAAACTCGAAGATAAAAATGGCGAGATTTTCTTAAGCCGCGAGCGCGCACGCAGAGAAGCAGTTTGGGGCCAGCTTGAAGAAGCTCATACAAAAGGAGAACGTGTCCTTGGCGTTATCTATAGCCGAGTTAAAGGTGGATTTACAGTGGATCTTGGAGGCGCTGTCGCTTTCCTTCCTGGAAGTCAAGTTGATGTTCGTCCCATCCGTGATACGGCCCCTCTCATGGGCGTGCCACAACCCTTTATGATTTTAAAAATGGATCGTGCACGCGGAAACATTGTTGTTTCACGTCGTTCAATTCTTGAAGAATCCCGAGAAGAAGCACGTTCAGAACTTGTTTCAAACCTCGAAGAAGGTCAAATTGTCTCCGGTGTTGTCAAAAATATTACAGATTATGGTGCCTTTGTTGATTTAGGGGGTATTGATGGACTTCTCCATGTTACAGATATTTCCTGGAAACGTATTACACATCCATCTGAAGTTCTTAATATTGGACAAACGATTCAAGTTCAAATTACAAAATTTAATAAAGATACAAACCGAATTTCCCTAGGTATGAAACAACTTGAAAGCGATCCATGGGCTGGTATTGAAGCAAAATATCCAATTGGAGCTCTCCTTCATGGTCGAATTACCAACATCACAGACTATGGGGCTTTTGTTGAATTAGAAGCAGGCGTTGAAGGACTTGTGCATGTCTCAGAAATGAGTTGGACAAAGAAAAACTTCCATCCTTCCAAGCTTGTTTCCACAAGCCAAGAAGTTGATGTGAAAGTTTTGGATGTTGATCCTTCTAAGCGTCGTATTTCCCTTGGCATTAAGCAATGTCAAGTTAACCCTTGGGCTGCTTTTTCTGAAGCCCATAAAGTTGGCGATATTATTGAAGGTGAAATTAAGAACATAACAGACTTTGGTCTCTTTGTGGGTCTTAATAATGAAATCGACGGCATGGTTCACTCTTCTGATATTTCTTGGGAAAAATCTGGAGATGAGTCGCTTAAGTCCTTTAAAAAAGGTCAAATCGTTCAAGTAAAAGTTCTTGATATCGACGTTGAAAAAGAACGCGTTGGGCTTGGGATGAAGCAATTGAGTGAAGATCCGTTTGAAGGTGCTTTTACAAAACTTAAACAAGGCCAAGTTGTAACATGTACTGTTACTCAAATCCAAGACAATGGCATTGATGTTAAGATTGGTGACGAAGTCCCTGGCTTCATTAAGAAAAATGAGCTTTCACGAGATCGCAATGAGCAACGTTCCGATCGATTTGCCGTTGGAGAAAAGTTAGATGCTGTCATTACGTCCATTGATCGTAAGAGCCGGTCCATCGTTCTTTCCGTTAAAGCTTATGAAGTGAACGAAGAAAAGCGCGTTATGGCAGAATTTGGATCTTCAGATAGCGGCGCAAGCCTTGGTGATATTTTAGGGGCTGCCATGAGCAAAGCGAAAACAAAAGAAGCAGCTGAGGACAAGAAACCAAAAGCTGATGCAAAATCTGAGAAAGCATCTAAAGCAAAAGAGCCAAAAGCGGCTAAAGAAAAAGAGCCGAAAGCTCCAAAAGAAACAAAAGCAAAAGAGCCTAAAAAAGCAAAGGTTGAAAAAGAACCTAAAGCTGATGAAAGCTCTGAAGCTTAA